The Brevibacillus humidisoli DNA segment CTGAGAGGATACGGAATACTCCCATCTCCGAAGCAGCGATCGCTGGTGCGGCCGTCGGCTCCGCGATGACTGGCATGCGCCCGATTATTGAACTGCAATTCTCTGATTTTATGACGATTGCGATGGATCAGCTGGTCAATCAGGCAGCTAAGAACCGCTACATGTTTGGCGGGAAGGGAAAAGTGCCGATGGTGGTTCGCACTCCGGCCGGATCTGGCACGGGGGCAGCCGCGCAACACTCGCAAAGTCTGGAAGCCTGGATGGCACACGTGCCTGGTCTGAAAGTGATCCAGCCGTCCACCGCATACGACGCCAAAGGACTGCTGAAGGCGGCCATTGCGGATGACAACCCGGTGATCTTTTACGAGCATAAACTTTGCTACCGCACCAAGGGACACGTACCGGAAGAGTCTTACACCATCCCGATCGGCAAGGCGGATATCAAGCGAGAAGGCAGCGATGTCACCATTGTGGCGACAGCAATCATGGTACACAAAGCGCTGGCAGCCGCCAGTGAGTTGGAAAAAGAAGGGATCAGTGTGGAGGTTGTTGATCCGCGAACCCTGGTGCCGCTGGATGAGGAGACCATCATCGCGTCCGTAAAGAAAACAGGCCGGTTGGTGGTCGTGCACGAAGCAGTGAAGCGGGGTGGATTTGGCGGCGAGATCGCCAGCATGATCGCCGAGAGTGAAGCATTTGACTACTTGGATGCGCCGATCAAACGACTGGGGGGGGGCCATCCCGATACCGTATAATCCGATCCTGGAAAAGGCGGCCATCCCCCAGGAGGAAGATATTATACAGGCCGTGCGAGAGACGATAAACCGCGCCTGATGACTCGATAGGGAAAGGAGTGAGAGGATGGCAACGGGAGTTTTCATGCCGAAGCTGAGCATGACGATGGAAGAAGGGACGATTCTGCAGTGGTTCAAGCAGGAGGGGGAGGAAGTCAAGGAAGGCGACCTCTTGTTGGAAGTGATGACGGACAAGATCAACATCGAAGTGGAGTCGTACGCTTCCGGTACCTTGATCAAGGTATATTACGGTGCGGACGAGGTGGTTCCAGTCAATCAGATTATCGGCTACATCGGATCACCTGATGAACAGGTTCCTGATACGCCGCCGCCTGTCGATCATGCCGAAAACAGGGAAGCGGAGCAGCAGGGGGACTCTCCCTCCATCGATGATCAAGTGACGAAAGCTGCTGATCAGGAGGAAGATTCGGGTGCTTCCGAAAAAGTGCGGGCAACGCCTGCGGCACGCAAGGCGGCGAGGCAGCATGGGGTGGACCTCCATCAGGTAAACGGCTCAGGAGCAAACGGACGCATACACAGAGCTGACGTTGAAGCGTATGCCGCTAAAGCCGGCGCAGGTCGTCCACCAGAAGTTGTAAAAGCGACTCCGTTGGCTCAAAAGGTAGCTCAAGCGGAAGGGGTTGACTTGTCGACTGTTACAGGCAGCGGCGTGAGCGGCAAGATTCGCAAACAGGATGTGCAAGCTGCGCGACTGAACCAATCGACGCAATCAGCGACAGAAAATGGAGCAGTCAAAAAGAGAATCAAACTGGCAGGAATCCGCAAGATCGTCGCCCAGCGAATGGCAGAGAGTGCATTCTCCGCTCCACATGTCACGTTGACGACGGAGGTGGATATGAGCGCATCCGTGGCGATGCGTCAGGAACTGCTGCCAGTGGTCGAGCAAAAAGTGAGGCAGCGCCTGTCGTATACGGAAATCCTGATGAAGGCGGTAGCTGCTGCACTCGCATCTCATCCATCGGTTAACGCTTCTCTGCAGGGCGACACGATTCTGTTCCATGAATACGTCAACATCGGGTTGGCCGTCTCTATCCCGGACGGCTTGGTCGTGCCAGTGGTCAAAAACGCCGATCAAAAAGGACTTGCCCAACTGACAGCGGAGTGTAAGGACCTGGCCATGCGAGCCAGAGAGAACAAACTCCTGCCCGATGACATGAGCGGCGGCACGTTTACGATCAGCAATCTCGGCATGTACGCCATCGACGCATTTACGCCGATCATCAACCAGCCAGAATCAGCGATTCTCGGAGTGGGACGGATTCAGGAAAAACCAGTCGGAACGGACGGGAACATCGTGCTGCGTCCGATGATGACGTTGAGTCTCTCTTTTGACCATCGCGTCATTGACGGTGCGCCAGCCGCTCACTTTTTACAGGACGTCAAGGAGTTGCTGGAGAAACCCTATCAACTAATCGTCTAAACGAAGGGGAAGTGAGAGGAGGAACCAAAGATGAAAAGCTACGATATCGCCGTAGTGGGAGGCGGTCCCGGCGGCTATGTGGCGGCGATCGTCGCGGCGAAACGAGGAAAGCGTACTGCATTGATCGAAGCGGGTGAATTGGGCGGCACCTGTCTCAATCGCGGCTGCATCCCGTCCAAAACACTGCTGCGCCACGCAGAACTGATTGATGAGATCAAGCAGGCAAAAGCATGGGGCATCGAGACCGGCGAACTGGTCCTTTCACTGGACAAGATGATGGCTCGCAAAGACCAGGTGATCCAACGGCTGCGGACGGGAATCGCCGCGCTGCTCAAAGCAGGCAAGATTGATGTCTACCGCGGGCTCGGCACGGTGCAGCCTGATCGGACCATCGCGATCGCCGGTGAAACGGACGAATCAATCCGGGCTGACAAGGTGATTCTCGCTACTGGCTCCGTTCCGTTTGTTCCCCCGATCAGCGGGCTGGATCAGGTCCGGTACCATACAAGTGATACGATCTTCGGAGTGACCAGCATTCCGACTTCCTTGACCATCATCGGCGGCGGTGTCATCGGCGTCGAGTTCGCCTGCATCTTCCAATCACTGGGCGCCAAGGTGACAATCGTGGAGATGGCAGAGCGGATCGTACCGTCAGAGGATGCCGATGTGGCAGCAGCACTGACGAAAGCTTTACAGAAAAAACAGATCACGATCATGACCAACACGAGAGTGGAGGCAGCGGCAGTCAGAGATGGTCAGCAAATCCTGTCGCTGACCCATTCCTCAGGGGAGCGAGAAGAGCTTCATTCAGAAGAACTTTTGGTGGCAGTCGGCCGCAAGCCGAACCTATCCGGTGTCGGCCAACTAGGTTTGGAGATGGATGGACCGTTTGTACAAGTGAACCGGCAGTTGGAGACAAGTATGGATGGTGTCTATGCGGTAGGGGATCTGATCGGGGGATGGCAGTTGGCCCATGCCGCCAGTGCGGAAGGAAGTGTTGCCGCCCGGAACGCGGCAGGGGAGCAGGTGGAGATGGATGATCGCATCGTGCCTCGTTGCATTTACACCCATCCTGAGATTGCCAGCGTTGGCCTCACAGAGCAAGAGGCCAGAAAGCGTGGGTATCAGGTTAAAACCTCCGTCTATCAGCATGCCGGCAACGGAAAGGCTCTGTCATTGGGCCAGACAGAGGGTTTCGTCAAGCTGATCGCGGAAGAAACGTACGGCGAAATCCTCGGTGCCGTGATGGTTGGTCCGCATGTCACAGAGATGATTGCCACCCCGTCCGCCTTTATTCATTTGGAGGGAACTGTCGAGGAAATGGCCGCCATGATCTACCCCCATCCAACTGTTTCAGAGACCCTGATGGAAGCAGCGGCCAAGTGGCTGGGGCGCGGGATTCACTCGTAACGGTATGCCTTTTTCCTGTGTGACAGCGGTTTGACTGGGAATACACTCCCAGTCGAGCCGCTCTTCCATTGACAGGTCCCCGAAGCTCAACATAACCATAATTGACAAAAAAATCTAATTCGAGCAAAATAAAGAATATGTTGGTTTCATCGTTTCCCCACCAATCTGGAGGTGTCCACGCTTGGCGAGCACAGAAACTGGCGTTCCGCAATCGGAACAGGCGCTCTCCGTCTGGCGATACCGCAATTTTTTGGTTGTTTTCATAACAGCGATGATCATCGGAGTGGGAAACAAAATCTACGCGCTGGCACTGCCCTTGATTCTGTACGATTTGACCCAGTCGTCCGTTGTGATGGGAACAATGCGGGCAATCGAATATTTGCCCAACCTGCTGCTGGCGTTGTTTATCGGAGTGATTGCCGATCGGGTAAACAAAAAACGGTTGATGCTTTCTGCGATCTTGATTCAGGTTGTATTGCTGGCAGGTTTGTATGCGATGTTGTATACGGGAACGATCTACATCTGGATCTTTTATCTGGTCGGGTTTGTGCTGATGACCTGCAACTACAGTTATGAAAATGCTAAGACTACGATTGTCAAACACGTCGTTCCGAACACGCTGCTCACTTCGGCCAATGCTAAGTTCGCCCTGATCACTACGCTGGTCAGCGTGATGGGGCCTGCTTTTTCCGGTTTCATCCTGATGCTCTCAGACTTGAAAAGCGGCCTGCTGATCACGTCGATTGCCTTGTTGATGGGGTGGATCGCATCTAGCCAGCTGGAGGGGTTAGAGCCAGATGCGGTGACAGGGAAAACAACGTTCTGGCAGGATTTTAAAGAGGGCTGGCAGCAGCTGCGGAACAACCGCTTGCTGTGGTCGTTGACCCTGATTGTCGCCTGCACCAGTGCTGCCGAAGGAATGTACAGCTCCATGATTGTCTATTTTGGCAAAGAAACGATGGAGCTGGAGAGCTCCACGCTTGGCCTGGTCCTCTGTTCGTCCGGTTTGGGCGGGTTGGTTGCCAGTTTGGTCGTGGACAAGTGGCGGAAAATGTATCGGACAGGCCATCTGATGGGAACGATGATGTTATTGGTCAGCCTATCTTTCTTGCTGATGTGCTTCGCCACCAACGTCTGGATCATGGCGCTTTCTTTATTTCTGGAAGGGCTGTTCAGTACGGTGTACGTGATTTGCATCCTCGCCTTCCGTCAAGAGTCGACCCCTGCTCACCTGATCGGCAGAGTGGCCGGACTGACCGGCTCTATGTTCAAGCTGGCGCTGCCGTTTGCGATCTACAGCGCCGGTTACGTGACGGAGTGGTTTGGTGCGACGTATGTGTTTCTGGGATCAGCACTGCTCAACTTCCTGCTGTTCGTCTTGTTTACTCGTTTGCCTTTATGGAAGATGCCATGACCAGACGATTCTGAAAAAAGGAACGACTCTCTTGACTTGCAAGCAGACTTGTTTTACAATTGTAACTGTAAGGAACATTTGAAAAGAAGGAGGGGACGGGTTGGCTTCGTGGGGCATCTTCATCCTTGTCTTCGTCGGCATGTGGCTGCTGCAGGTCTACTTTACCTTGCGTCAGTCGAAACACTATCAGCAGCACTTCTATGAGATGCAGCAACAGGCAAACGGTTACATGGGCGTTGGCGTCAGCAAGCGACGCTTCGGGCGTGGAGCCGTTGTCATGATCACGACCGACCAGGACGGCATCGTCACCAGATGCAAGCAGATGTCTGGCCTGACCGTTTTTGCCCGCTTTCGCGAACGGCGTGAGCTGGTGGGCAAGCCGATTGAGGTATGCAGGATTGAGCACCCACGGGCAGCAGATGAGATTGCGCTCAACATGGCGATTGAGAAAGTGGAAGAGCAACGGCGCAAGCATCTGGAGTAAAAACAACGTACAAATCAGATTATAAGGGCCGCGGGCCAGATGGAGCAGACCATCTGGTTTTTACTTTATCTAGGGAGGGTCAGCGCATGGATATGTTTGTTCACATTGCAGAAGGCTTTATCGGGATGTTCCAAAAAGGCGGTGAAACATTCGTTGGTTTGGTTACAGGCATCATTCCCACGCTTATTTGTTTGATCACTGCCGTAAACGCTTTCATCAAGTTCGTTGGCGAAGAGCGGATCAGCCGCTTTGCCCAGAAATGTACCGGGAATATCATCCTTCGATACACCGTGTTCCCGGTGTTGTCAATGTTTTTCTTGACCAATCCGATGGCCTACACGTTTGGCAAGTTCCTGCCGGAGCACCAAAAACCCGCGTTCTACGATTCGGCCGTCTCTTTCTGCCACCCCATCACCGGTCTTTTCCCGCATGCCAATCCGGCAGAATTATTCGTCTATATGGGGATTGCGACCGGAATTACACAGCTTGGTCTGTCGTTGGGGCCGTTGGCGATTCGCTTCTTCCTCGTCGGTCTGATCGTGATTCTGATTCGCGGCATCGTCACGGAGTACATTACCAAGGCGATGATGAAAAAACGGGAAGCGCAGGCAGCCTAAGCGACACGGGAGGAGGAAAACAACATGGGTAACTATCGTAGCGTACAAGTGACAAAAGGACCTGGCGGTTGGGGCGGGCCACTGGTGATTCGACCTACCGATCAAAAAAAGTATATCGCATCCGTAACCGGTGGAGGGATTCATCCCGTTGCGCAAAAAATTGCTGATTTGACCGGAGGGGTTGCGGTTGACGGGTTTAGCAGCAAAGTGGAGCCGGAAGAAATGGCCTGCGTTGTGATCGACTGCGGCGGAACGGCACGCTGCGGCGTCTATCCCAAACTGGGTGTGCTGACTGTAGACGTGACGGCTGCATCGCCATCAGGGCCGCTGGCCAGTTTTATCAAAGAGGACAACTTCGTCTCAGGAGTAAAAGCGGACCAGATCCATGCTTCCGATGAGACAGCTGCCGCCTTGCCGACAGACGAATCGGCTGCACAACCGAAAACGGCCAAAGAACTAAAGGATGAAGCACGGGCGAAGGTGGCTGAACTGCAGGCGAACAAGCCGCAGAAAAAGCCAAACTTCATCGAGAGAATCGGCCGCGGCATGGGGAATGTGGTCAATATCTTCTACCAGGCTGGCCGCGATACGGTCGATCAGGTCATCCGCAATATCCTGCCGTTTATGGCTTTTGTGAGCACACTGATCGGGATCATTCTTTATACGGGTGTCGGGGATTTTCTTGCCCACGTGATCTCACCGCTTGCGGGCAACCTGATCGGTTTGCTGATCATATCTGTTGTAGCAGCCCTGCCGTTCCTGTCGCCGTTATTGGGACCGGGTGCGGTGATCGCACAAGTTGTCGGAGTTCTCGTCGGTGTGGAGATCGGTCGCGGCAATATCCCGCCACAGTTGGCGCTGCCGGCGCTGTTTGCGATCAACCCGCAGGTTGGCTGTGACTTTGTGCCGGTTGGATTGACGCTGGGAGAAGCAAAGCCGGAAACGATCGAGGTAGGTGTCCCCGCCGTGCTGATGTCCCGTTTGATCACCGGACCGGTGGCCGTTGTGATCGCCTATCTGATGAGTTTCGGCTTGTACAGTGGAGAATAAACACTTCAGGAGGGTAAGCGATGGAGGTTTTACTGCAGACAAAAGTGACAAAAATCGGGGATCTCGTGGCAGATTTTTTGCGCGAGAAGACATTGATCATTTTTAACGATGACGTACCGGACGAACTGCACGACATGGCGGTCCTGCATACGAAATCACCTACCACGAAGGAAGTGTCTGCCGGCGATTATCTGATTGTCGAGGGTGACTCTTATCGGGTAACGAGCGTCGGGGAAAAAGCTAATGAAACGCTGATCAGTATCGGTCATTGTACGATCAAGTTCGATGGAGCGACCACTCCGGATCTGCCGGGAACGCTCCATGTGGAGGAGAAAGAGATTCCGCCATTGGCGATCGATACTGAGTTGGCGTTTGTGAGGAAGTAAGTACAGGTCGTTTGTGTCAACACCATACTGTGAGAAAAAGAGGGAGTGGAGAGCATGTTGGGATTAAATAGACGATTAAAGGCCCTTGCTGCAGAAGGAGGTTTGATTCGCGTCGGATTGATCGGGGCGGGACAGATGGGCCGAGGGCTGATATCCCAGATTGAAGGTATGTCCGGTATGAAAGTAGTGGCTACGGCAGATATTTTTCCGGAAAATGCGAAGCAGGCGTACGCCAAGGCGGGAGTTTCCCCTTCGCTGGTCAAAGAGACAGGGGATCGCGAGCAGGCTGACAAGGCCATTGCTGCGGGGCAGGTAATCGTTACCGATCAAGCGGAGATGATCGCCCATCTGGACCAGGTGGATGTGATCGTCGATGCGACCGGGATTCCCGATGTGGGGGCGCAAATCGCTTGGCAGGCGATTATGAGCAAAAAACATATTGTTATGCTAAATGTAGAGGCCGATGTGACGGTGGGCCCCCTCCTGCACAAACTGGCATCATCTGCTGGAGTGGTCTATACCGGCTCTGCGGGAGATGAACCAGGTGCGGTGATGGAATTGTACGACTTTGCAGATGCGCTGGGATTTGAGGTTGTTGCCCTCGGCAAGGGGAAAAACAATCCGCTCAATCTGGCGGCCAATCCCGACTCTGCTCGAGAGGAAGCGCAGCTAAAGGGAGCAAGCCCGAAAATGCTGGCTTCATTCCAGGATGGAACGAAAACGATGGTTGAGATGACTGCTGTGGCTAATGCGACCGGTTTCCTCCCTGATGTTCCCGGGATGCACGGTCCAAAAGCCAAGCTGGCTGAACTCCCAACACTGTTTTCCTTGCAGGAGCATGGCGGGCTACTAAAGCAGAAGCAGATTGTCGATTATGTGGATGGTGTAGCTCCCGGTGTATTTGCGATCATTACCACCGACAAACCGGAAGTACACGCCGAGATGAAGTATCTGAAGATGGGGAACGGTCCACACTATGTGCTGTATCGCCCTTACCATCTGACCAGCTTGGAAACGCCGCTGACCATCGCCCGAGCATTT contains these protein-coding regions:
- a CDS encoding 2-oxo acid dehydrogenase subunit E2 encodes the protein MATGVFMPKLSMTMEEGTILQWFKQEGEEVKEGDLLLEVMTDKINIEVESYASGTLIKVYYGADEVVPVNQIIGYIGSPDEQVPDTPPPVDHAENREAEQQGDSPSIDDQVTKAADQEEDSGASEKVRATPAARKAARQHGVDLHQVNGSGANGRIHRADVEAYAAKAGAGRPPEVVKATPLAQKVAQAEGVDLSTVTGSGVSGKIRKQDVQAARLNQSTQSATENGAVKKRIKLAGIRKIVAQRMAESAFSAPHVTLTTEVDMSASVAMRQELLPVVEQKVRQRLSYTEILMKAVAAALASHPSVNASLQGDTILFHEYVNIGLAVSIPDGLVVPVVKNADQKGLAQLTAECKDLAMRARENKLLPDDMSGGTFTISNLGMYAIDAFTPIINQPESAILGVGRIQEKPVGTDGNIVLRPMMTLSLSFDHRVIDGAPAAHFLQDVKELLEKPYQLIV
- the lpdA gene encoding dihydrolipoyl dehydrogenase — translated: MKSYDIAVVGGGPGGYVAAIVAAKRGKRTALIEAGELGGTCLNRGCIPSKTLLRHAELIDEIKQAKAWGIETGELVLSLDKMMARKDQVIQRLRTGIAALLKAGKIDVYRGLGTVQPDRTIAIAGETDESIRADKVILATGSVPFVPPISGLDQVRYHTSDTIFGVTSIPTSLTIIGGGVIGVEFACIFQSLGAKVTIVEMAERIVPSEDADVAAALTKALQKKQITIMTNTRVEAAAVRDGQQILSLTHSSGEREELHSEELLVAVGRKPNLSGVGQLGLEMDGPFVQVNRQLETSMDGVYAVGDLIGGWQLAHAASAEGSVAARNAAGEQVEMDDRIVPRCIYTHPEIASVGLTEQEARKRGYQVKTSVYQHAGNGKALSLGQTEGFVKLIAEETYGEILGAVMVGPHVTEMIATPSAFIHLEGTVEEMAAMIYPHPTVSETLMEAAAKWLGRGIHS
- a CDS encoding MFS transporter, encoding MASTETGVPQSEQALSVWRYRNFLVVFITAMIIGVGNKIYALALPLILYDLTQSSVVMGTMRAIEYLPNLLLALFIGVIADRVNKKRLMLSAILIQVVLLAGLYAMLYTGTIYIWIFYLVGFVLMTCNYSYENAKTTIVKHVVPNTLLTSANAKFALITTLVSVMGPAFSGFILMLSDLKSGLLITSIALLMGWIASSQLEGLEPDAVTGKTTFWQDFKEGWQQLRNNRLLWSLTLIVACTSAAEGMYSSMIVYFGKETMELESSTLGLVLCSSGLGGLVASLVVDKWRKMYRTGHLMGTMMLLVSLSFLLMCFATNVWIMALSLFLEGLFSTVYVICILAFRQESTPAHLIGRVAGLTGSMFKLALPFAIYSAGYVTEWFGATYVFLGSALLNFLLFVLFTRLPLWKMP
- a CDS encoding transcriptional regulator GutM, producing MASWGIFILVFVGMWLLQVYFTLRQSKHYQQHFYEMQQQANGYMGVGVSKRRFGRGAVVMITTDQDGIVTRCKQMSGLTVFARFRERRELVGKPIEVCRIEHPRAADEIALNMAIEKVEEQRRKHLE
- the srlA gene encoding PTS glucitol/sorbitol transporter subunit IIC, yielding MDMFVHIAEGFIGMFQKGGETFVGLVTGIIPTLICLITAVNAFIKFVGEERISRFAQKCTGNIILRYTVFPVLSMFFLTNPMAYTFGKFLPEHQKPAFYDSAVSFCHPITGLFPHANPAELFVYMGIATGITQLGLSLGPLAIRFFLVGLIVILIRGIVTEYITKAMMKKREAQAA
- the srlE gene encoding PTS glucitol/sorbitol transporter subunit IIB, which produces MGNYRSVQVTKGPGGWGGPLVIRPTDQKKYIASVTGGGIHPVAQKIADLTGGVAVDGFSSKVEPEEMACVVIDCGGTARCGVYPKLGVLTVDVTAASPSGPLASFIKEDNFVSGVKADQIHASDETAAALPTDESAAQPKTAKELKDEARAKVAELQANKPQKKPNFIERIGRGMGNVVNIFYQAGRDTVDQVIRNILPFMAFVSTLIGIILYTGVGDFLAHVISPLAGNLIGLLIISVVAALPFLSPLLGPGAVIAQVVGVLVGVEIGRGNIPPQLALPALFAINPQVGCDFVPVGLTLGEAKPETIEVGVPAVLMSRLITGPVAVVIAYLMSFGLYSGE
- a CDS encoding PTS glucitol/sorbitol transporter subunit IIA, with product MEVLLQTKVTKIGDLVADFLREKTLIIFNDDVPDELHDMAVLHTKSPTTKEVSAGDYLIVEGDSYRVTSVGEKANETLISIGHCTIKFDGATTPDLPGTLHVEEKEIPPLAIDTELAFVRK
- a CDS encoding NAD(P)H-dependent oxidoreductase, encoding MLGLNRRLKALAAEGGLIRVGLIGAGQMGRGLISQIEGMSGMKVVATADIFPENAKQAYAKAGVSPSLVKETGDREQADKAIAAGQVIVTDQAEMIAHLDQVDVIVDATGIPDVGAQIAWQAIMSKKHIVMLNVEADVTVGPLLHKLASSAGVVYTGSAGDEPGAVMELYDFADALGFEVVALGKGKNNPLNLAANPDSAREEAQLKGASPKMLASFQDGTKTMVEMTAVANATGFLPDVPGMHGPKAKLAELPTLFSLQEHGGLLKQKQIVDYVDGVAPGVFAIITTDKPEVHAEMKYLKMGNGPHYVLYRPYHLTSLETPLTIARAFFDRQPTIAPYHGLTAETVAVAKQSLAAGEALDGIGGFTAYGRIVSAEEKQKQNALPIGLIGPHVRLKRSVEQGAIITYDDIEFTDQPFIVTLRELLDRGM